One genomic window of Cannabis sativa cultivar Pink pepper isolate KNU-18-1 chromosome 2, ASM2916894v1, whole genome shotgun sequence includes the following:
- the LOC115719602 gene encoding peroxidase 4: MGLSSSFKIIVTLAIVFVVFTRTSFADDDDDLSSGFYSKSCPKVFSTVKSAVHSAISNERRIGASLLRLHFHDCFVNGCDGSILLDDTSSFRGEKTARPNNNSVRGFGVVDKIKAQVEKVCPGVVSCADILAIAARDSVAILGGPDWKVKVGRRDSKTASFNDANSGVIPPPTSTLSNLINRFKAKGLSAKDMVALSGAHTIGKARCTTFRDRIYNESNIDSSFAKQRQNKCPRKAPSGDNNVADLDVTTPTKFDNLYFKNLLSQKGLLHSDQILFNGGSTDSVVKRYSSKASSFAEDFVKAMIKMGDIEPLTGSDGEIRKHCAKPN, from the exons ATGGGTTTATCTTCTTCTTTTAAGATTATAGTGACCTTAGCTATAGTTTTTGTGGTATTCACAAGAACTTCTTttgctgatgatgatgatgatctttCAAGTGGGTTCTATTCTAAGAGTTGTCCTAAAGTCTTTAGTACTGTAAAATCTGCTGTCCACTCTGCTATTTCTAATGAACGACGTATTGGTGCTTCTCTACTGCGCCTTCATTTTCATGATTGCTTCGTTAAT GGCTGTGATGGGTCAATACTCCTGGACGACACTTCTTCATTTAGAGGTGAGAAGACAGCACGGCCCAATAACAACTCAGTGAGAGGTTTTGGAGTTGTGGATAAGATTAAGGCCCAGGTTGAGAAAGTCTGCCCTGGTGTCGTTTCATGTGCTGATATCTTAGCCATTGCTGCTCGTGACTCTGTCGCAATT CTTGGAGGACCTGATTGGAAAGTTAAAGTTGGAAGAAGAGACTCAAAGACCGCAAGCTTTAATGATGCCAATAGTGGAGTCATCCCTCCTCCCACTTCCACCCTAAGCAACCTCATTAATAGATTCAAAGCTAAAGGTCTCTCTGCCAAAGACATGGTTGCCTTATCTG gGGCACACACAATTGGGAAAGCAAGATGTACAACTTTCAGAGACAGAATATACAATGAGAGCAACATTGATAGTTCATTTGCCAAACAAAGGCAAAACAAGTGTCCACGTAAGGCTCCTTCTGGAGATAACAATGTGGCAGATCTTGATGTTACAACTCCAACAAAGTTTGATAATCTCTACTTCAAAAATCTGTTGAGCCAAAAGGGTCTTTTACACTCTGATCAGATCTTGTTCAATGGTGGATCCACTGATTCTGTTGTTAAACGCTACAGTTCGAAGGCTAGTAGCTTTGCTGAGGACTTTGTTAAGGCAATGATCAAGATGGGAGATATCGAACCTCTTACTGGATCTGATGGTGAAATCAGAAAACACTGTGCTAAGCCCAActag